Proteins found in one Triticum urartu cultivar G1812 chromosome 4, Tu2.1, whole genome shotgun sequence genomic segment:
- the LOC125552978 gene encoding elongation factor 2-like, whose product MVKFTAEELRGIMDKKNNIRNMSVIAHVDHGKSTLTDSLVAAAGIIAQEVAGDVRMTDTRADEAERGITIKSTGISLFYQMTPESLEMYKGDRDGDEYLINLIDSPGHVDFSSEVTAALRITDGALVVVDCIEGVCVQTETVLRQALGERIRPVLTVNKMDRCFLELQVEGEEAYQTFSRVIENANVIMATYEDVLLGDVQVYPEKGTVAFSAGLHGWAFTLTNFAKMYASKFGVDEAKMMERLWGENFFDPATKKWTSKNTGTATCKRGFVQFCYEPIKQIIATCMNDQKDKLWPMLKKLGVTMKNDEKDLMGKALMKRVMQTWLPASRALLEMMIFHLPSPSKAQRYRVENLYEGPLDDIYANAIRNCDPDGPLMLYVSKMIPASDKGRFFAFGRVFAGRVATGMKVRIMGPNFVPGQKKDLYVKSVQRTVIWMGKKQESVEDVPCGNTVALVGLDQFITKNATLTNEKEVDACPIRAMKFSVSPVVRVAVQCKVASDLPKLVEGLKRLAKSDPMVLCSIEESGEHIIAGAGELHLEICLKDLQEDFMGGAEIIVSPPVVSFRETVLEKSCRTVMSKSPNKHNRLYMEARPLEEGLAEAIDDGRIGPRDDPKVRSKILSEEFGWDKDLAKKIWCFGPETTGPNMVVDMCKGVQYLNEIKDSVVAGFQWASKEGALAEENMRGICFEVCDVVLHTDAIHRGGGQVIPTARRVIYASQLTAKPRLLEPVYLVEIQAPENALGGIYGVLNQKRGHVFEEMQRPGTPLYNIKAYLPVIESFGFSSTLRAATSGQAFPQCVFDHWDIMSSDPLEAGSQSATLVTEIRKRKGLKEQMTPLSDFEDKL is encoded by the exons ATGGTGAAGTTCACAGCGGAGGAGCTCCGTGGAATTATGGATAAAAAGAATAATATTCGCAACATGTCTGTTATTGCTCATGTTGACCACG GCAAGTCTACGCTTACGGATTCCCTTGTGGCAGCTGCTGGGATTATCGCCCAGGAAGTTGCTGGTGATGTTCGCATGACTGATACCCGTGCAGATGAGGCAGAACGTGGTATTACAATCAAATCCACGGGTATCTCTCTTTTCTATCAGATGACTCCTGAATCACTTGAGATGTACAAGGGCGACAGGGATGGTGATGAGTACCTTATCAACCTTATTGATTCACCTGGCCACGTTGACTTCTCTTCGGAAGTGACAGCTGCTCTTCGTATCACTGATGGTGCTTTGGTGGTGGTTGACTGTATTGAGGGTGTCTGTGTGCAGACCGAAACTGTGCTGCGCCAAGCTCTTGGTGAGAGGATTAGGCCTGTCCTCACCGTGAACAAGATGGACAGATGCTTCCTTGAGCTTCAAGTGGAAGGTGAGGAAGCATACCAGACTTTCTCCCGTGTCATTGAAAATGCCAATGTCATCATGGCAACATATGAAGATGTGCTGCTTGGTGATGTCCAAGTGTACCCGGAGAAGGGGACTGTTGCGTTCTCTGCTGGTTTGCATGGGTGGGCTTTCACCCTTACAAACTTCGCCAAGATGTATGCCTCCAAGTTTGGAGTTGATGAGGCAAAGATGATGGAGAGACTGTGGGGTGAGAACTTCTTTGACCCAGCCACAAAGAAATGGACCTCCAAGAACACTGGGACAGCTACCTGCAAGAGAGGTTTCGTTCAGTTCTGCTATGAGCCAATCAAGCAAATCATAGCAACCTGCATGAATGACCAGAAGGATAAGTTGTGGCCTATGTTGAAGAAGCTTGGTGTGACCATGAAGAACGATGAGAAGGACTTGATGGGCAAGGCTCTCATGAAGCGTGTGATGCAAACTTGGCTGCCTGCCAGTCGTGCTCTGCTTGAGATGATGATATTTCATCTCCCTTCTCCTTCAAAGGCACAGAGGTATCGTGTGGAGAACTTATACGAGGGCCCCCTTGATGATATATATGCTAATGCTATCAGAAACTGTGACCCTGATGGTCCTCTTATGCTGTATGTCTCCAAGATGATTCCAGCATCTGACAAGGGTAGATTCTTTGCCTTTGGACGTGTTTTCGCTGGGAGGGTTGCCACTGGCATGAAGGTCCGTATCATGGGACCTAACTTTGTTCCTGGCCAGAAGAAGGATCTGTATGTGAAGAGTGTCCAGCGTACTGTTATCTGGATGGGAAAGAAGCAAGAGTCTGTTGAGGATGTTCCCTGTGGTAACACTGTTGCTTTGGTTGGTTTGGATCAGTTCATCACCAAGAATGCAACCCTGACAAATGAGAAGGAAGTTGATGCCTGCCCAATCAGGGCAATGAAGTTCTCTGTGTCCCCTGTTGTGCGTGTTGCTGTTCAGTGCAAGGTGGCTTCTGATCTTCCTAAGCTTGTTGAGGGTTTGAAGCGTCTGGCCAAGTCTGACCCTATGGTTCTCTGTAGCATTGAAGAGTCTGGTGAGCATATCATTGCTGGAGCTGGAGAGCTTCACCTTGAAATCTGTTTGAAGGATCTGCAGGAGGACTTCATGGGTGGTGCTGAAATTATTGTTTCCCCTCCTGTCGTCTCCTTCCGTGAGACTGTTCTGGAGAAGTCCTGCCGCACTGTCATGAGCAAGTCCCCCAACAAGCATAACCGTCTCTACATGGAAGCTCGCCCATTGGAGGAGGGACTGGCTGAGGCTATTGATGATGGCCGCATTGGCCCACGTGATGATCCTAAGGTGCGCTCCAAGATCCTGTCTGAGGAGTTTGGTTGGGACAAGGATCTTGCCAAGAAGATTTGGTGCTTTGGACCTGAGACGACTGGCCCCAACATGGTTGTGGACATGTGTAAGGGAGTGCAGTATCTGAATGAAATCAAGGACTCTGTTGTGGCAGGGTTCCAGTGGGCATCGAAAGAAGGTGCTCTGGCTGAGGAGAACATGCGTGGCATTTGCTTTGAGGTCTGTGATGTTGTTCTGCACACTGATGCTATTCACAGGGGTGGTGGTCAGGTCATCCCAACAGCCAGGAGGGTCATTTACGCTTCTCAGCTCACTGCTAAGCCAAGGCTGCTGGAGCCTGTGTACCTGGTTGAGATCCAGGCCCCGGAGAATGCACTCGGTGGTATCTATGGTGTTCTGAATCAGAAGAGAGGGCATGTGTTTGAGGAGATGCAGAGGCCTGGTACCCCGCTGTACAACATCAAGGCTTACCTCCCGGTCATCGAGTCGTTCGGGTTCTCAAGTACCCTCAGGGCGGCGACATCCGGCCAGGCTTTCCCCCAGTGTGTGTTCGACCATTGGGACATCATGTCTTCTGATCCTTTGGAGGCCGGCTCCCAGTCTGCCACACTTGTCACGGAGATCCGCAAGCGCAAGGGCCTGAAGGAACAGATGACCCCTCTATCTGATTTCGAGGACAAGCTCTAA